The Neodiprion lecontei isolate iyNeoLeco1 chromosome 2, iyNeoLeco1.1, whole genome shotgun sequence genome segment TCCTTGACGAGTGACCATTTCAACACCATCTCTGCGTCGGTGatccttttgtttttcacgaGATACATCGGTGACTCAGGCATCCATATGAATGTCAGGAGAAATATAATCGGCACTGAGAGGCAAGTCAGAGCCAGTGTCATTCGAGATACGTAGAGACCAATCGCATAGACAACCAAGGTCCCCACATTTATCATTACGGCAATCGTCGTGCTCATCGGTCCTCTCATTTTCTTGTCGGCAACTTCACCGATGTAAATTGGCGTCACTGTCAGCGTTATACCGGAACCAATACCAGCTAAGAATCTGGCTAAGTAGAGCACCCAATAATTCGGTGCAAAGGCTATCAAAAGCCAcgccaaaattttcggcaCTGCTGAGCAGACCAGCGTCCATTTTCTCCcgattttttccatcaaataGAACGCGACGAAAGGTCCGACTGCTATGCCGACATGCAGAAATGCTATGATCCACGATATTTGACCGCCGGTCACCGATATATTCGAGTCTTCGGATTCGAGTTCCGGAATGGACGGTGTCGCCCATCCGTCTTGGAAACCATTGTCAAACATAACAAGTGTACCTGTCGCAAACGTGAGTAGTtgttatcgattttttttcttctgcccGCAACCGTAAAATGCGacttattttttgttctctgTGATATGCCAAGTTTCCAAGATCATTGCAGATACTTGTGAATTTGTCCACGACAAATTGAATAACAAACAGTGATTTATCGAAGCGTGAACAAGTGCAGGAAATACGACGAAGAATGTCATACTTACATGTTATTGCGATTAACATCTGACGAAACACAAAACTACTGTTCATGGCTCCGGGATCTCCGAACTTGGGCACAGTAATAATAAGGTTGGAAATCTATGGAATACCTTCCGACGCGTTGTACGAATTAATGCTTATATCAAGGTGGAACTCAACCCTGACTGATGGAGACAGAATCTTAGACTGAATTGGATTGCCTTGAAGTACTCATATCGTCAGATGCAAAGTAAACCTGGTGATTGTATCGGCGAACTGGTTAACTGATTACTGATTAAATAGCAATCGTGATTTAACAATGTCAGTAATAATCCGATGAGATgcatgaatttgaaatcaCAAAGGTAACGGGAATATTGCACTAAAAGACTACCAGTAATAAGGCGGTGCTGAGCGAACCGCTGTAGATCAATTAATGGATCACAAATGTTTGAATCACTGTTATTAAATCCTCTTTCCAAATAAACTGAAGACGCTCACATCGCTAACCTTGGAATGACGTTTTAGCGACTAACGCACGCCATGGTGCGTGGTAATCTGTCTTTCCGGGAGCTATCTACttcatttcaatcaatcaGCGTCGGTATAGACAAGTCGATATTGTTGATTGATCACAATTACTAATTCTTATCGTTGGAGTAGCGATTACATTCATTATATCGCCAATAGTAACGGTGATATTAAGAACGCGTCCATAGCTGATGATCGCTGTCTTCGATGAGCTTAGACATAGTATCTGAATATCCCAATCCAACCTAGTTAAATTTATCGATCGACGGGGAACTTGAAAACAACGAACGAGTGCACCAGGCTTACTAACTATCACGTTTTTCATGCTGCTGAAATATTTGCTCGTAACTCGAGAATTTTCGCAAACGTAGAATTATGACGATCGCGATATAATTATGGACTCCAAAGTCATTTTTCGGGGTAAGATACGAAATTAGAATTTGCTGGGATTTTGTTGATATTTATAAGTTACGTACTATCAGCAGTAATTTGCCTCAGCGAAATATTGTCGATCGAAATATTAAATTCCTCGACATGCAGCGTGAATACATTCCTCGTCTCGAGTCAAATTTCTGACATTTTTCAAGGTGTCAGAAATCATTTCGTAAAAGTTTCCGATCAAATCTCACATGGGTAAATCTTATTCGACGATCTGCAATCTTCACTCCGCATAGAAAGTAGCGTGATTGGCATCGTGTGATGACAAAGTGCGCGTACGTTTGGCTGTGCccttgataaattttcactgaTGTTGGTCCTATTCATTCAAAATTGTCCCTATCAATTCGCATCAAGTGTTTTGGCGACGATATCGCGGTTGATAAACATTCATGGCCTCTTTTCACACTAAAAATTTCCGGGCTCCTTCGTCTTTGCTGAATAGAATTGTACTTGGAGTTTAAAGTACTCGTGAACTAATATTGATTTGTAAATACTACCTAACGGGTATCACGTTGACATCTGCTACACGCAAGATAAACGAGTGATGCGTTTTAGAGATATATTGCGTCAAGTGCGTATCGGTTCAATTTATCTTACAGCGATTAAGATTTCCACTGTTTATATTTGCTTGTTGGCTAGCTGATTGAAGAACACATTGTACTAAAATTGACCTTTCTGCAACATGATCAACGCTTTCTCCTGTCGAGTCGCAGAGTAGCAAcaatggtgaaatttcatgATCGAATTTTACTTCATCCTCGATAGTGAAATAGAGTTTCGTGTAAAAATACATGCTCGTAGGAAGTTTTCCAGCCTTAATCAATCCTTGTCGAGAGAATGGATGAGCCTGAAAAAACGATTTCACTCCATAACCCTCGAGTGTGCGGTGAAGATGATGAACGTAattccaataaattttcagccCCCGTGGCACGTGTAGAGTTCATTTAACACCAGGGCGAGCACCGGATCTCTTCCGCGATATTCGCAAGGTGCCAACTCCCTCGACTTTGTCCGCAGGTCATAGTTGGACGAACCGTCGTCGCTTCAACTGCGAGTTTCGCATCGACTCGTCATTTTGTCAACGTTTTGCTCACAATCCTCCGTTTTCCGTTTATCGCACATCGCGTGGGTGATCCTCTCGCTAACAATGGGAATTTACACGTAGCGAACCCGACTCACAGTGAACTTTACGGCTCCGCGTATTCGCCAGCTGCTCCCAATGCACAATGTGTGCCAAAATCGTTGTTGGTGGTGGGGGCGGGGGTTCAGTTGTCGGAGAATAGCTGCAGGTGGGAACGCAGGTATGCAAGCGCTTTGCGGTGCACAGTCTGCCCTAAATTGTATAACCCCTGACCTCGTAGGTACGGATAACTAACGCCTCTCCGGGCAACTAGATACTAACTAGATCTCCGACGTCATATCTCACAGTGTTACAACCAACCGGTCTCGGGTTGCAAGGGAATACAATTCTCAGCTGATACGTTATACAGCTGCCTCTCCACGCAATCTGCGCGACACAGATATCGCAATCGTCAGCGTTATCCGATATCTCAATACCTCGTTGCTCAACTCCAATTCAGACTCAACCAGAGAAATCATCTGGATTAAAGCGTCATAGAACGTGCTCTTGACTGATGAAAACGAGATTCTTCGATCGTTGAGATTATCACACCGTGTTATCTTTATCAATGGAAGAAAGCGCACGGAATATTCTAGGCGCGAATTGAGCTTTGCACGTGCGGCTGCAGATcctatttgaatatttttcaccctcgCTAAAAATTGATGCCCCTCAAATTCGGTTATCTCGTGCGGTCACCCGCTCAGGTGCCGCTCTCGATGGTGGAATTTAACCATATCGGAGCACTGTACCGGTGTTTCGCTTCCCCGTCGTATCGGGCTGGGTTGCTTTACGCCACGCAGCCCTGGCACGCGAGAATCCTCGTATGTTTCATCGAGTGCCGTTTCAAGAGCGGAGTATGTCACGTTAATCGAGTTACCGTTCGTGTGTCCACTTTGCGGCAGGCGCTACGTTTCGGTGTTTAAGTTTTGAACGGAGCTTTCAAGGGCGGCGGTGCCTCGTTCTCAGAAATCGCAACCAAATCactgtaatatatttttattcatcattgGTTGTGTCGTTGGTTGAATAAGCCGTCATCGACTTTACACGCGAAGAATCTTTCTTGACCTCACATTGAAAATGGGCGAGCAATACTATATTcgtattcattttcaatcatcGATACAATGCATATGAAGACATCGACATGCACAGCTGGTGTGTACCGGTAGTATCGGGAAAGCACCATTCTAATTATACATTTGTCGAAATTCGAGGAAATTTCGAGGGCGCGATATTTCTTTCCATCTCACGGTCTACAAGCAGCTTTGAAGTTAGTTTTATGCTTTGATCAGAGTTTGTCgcgggagggggaggggggccTGTGCCAGCgagattaaattttcatttaaccGAAAAGACAATGCGGCCACGAAATGATAAAACTCGTCTTCTGCGAGAATTTCCCCGTATAATTTATGCCCGTGATGTCGCCCGCTAAAATTGTACGAGTGTTAAAAACGTCTCGACGTTGATCGTTTGTCTGTAATCAGCTTTGAACCTGACTAGACACGCCTTGGTTTCTGTAGTCTTTTGATCAGATCCTCTGCCGAAGTACCACGAAaacgtgagaatttttttctttaccagAAAAACAACCACCGTCAAAGTTTGAGCAGCTATGTTGAAATCATTCACCTTCTGGGTAAGCACGCGTGATGTATGACCATTCAGTAAAATTGTGATCTACGTATAACCGAAAATTTATCGTGTAGACATTTCAAGATATTAAAGTCGTTCGCGGGGTATATCCATCTTTGTCAGAAATTCAGAATATACAACTGTAACCAGCAGCATCTCTGACGCTATCAGAACGAGTGCTAACATAATCGTAATGTTTACGTTTCCAGAATTTATACGTGACACAATTAAGCTAGCCTAATTAGCAAATATAATACAACGATTTACTGACATTCAACGAATTATGAGATATCCGTTGACATCCCTTGCGAACATTGTGCATTACGACAACGCGAACATTTGGATACAATATCTTTAAGGTTATCAATATCGGTTAGAATTTAGGTATTCCCTTTTCGAGACTTAAGAGATTAGATAATTGCAGATTTATGCttcgtatttgaaaatatatacatcGTTTAAAAGCCAATTAGAGCTCAGAGTTAGGATCAATTGATGCCGTTGAGTGATTCTAGCGAATCGTCTACATCTGAGAACGAATAAGCCTCCGGATGGGCAAATTTCTGCAGCATGCTATCACGTAGTAGATATATCATGATACCCGATCGTAAGTTTAGCAAAGATAAAATACGTCTGCACATTTGCGCGATCTGATAAAAATTCCGAATCACTTCGTTATAGCTTCACGGTTAATAAAACCGATTTATCAATTGAAAACTCCAATTATCGGAACGTTTCTGTTACAAAAGTATCGAtggtaaatatatttattaaaagcCCATACGTATAAATATCAGATTGTTCCTTTGTACGTTTAATTTCCCAAGAACGGTTCGGAGTATTTGGATGTTCGATGTATTCTCGATACTTGCCATTCCGTCAAAGAACcgtgtaatttgtaattttttgttagCAAACTGTAACGAGCAGTAAAATCTCTCGAAATCAGCTAGGAAACTAACGATATTTAAGGAATATTTATGCCGGATAAAAATCTCAGGTACGTAATGCAATTAACGCGCTAATGATCGACACGTCGACGAAACGAAGATCGATCGTTGTTTGCATCCGATAATAACGTGGGTGTTTCCCATGCGATCGTAGGAAATGAGACGCAAAGTCAATGAGTGAGACGATCGGATCTGGACGTTTTATATGACTGATTTGTTCGGTCTAGCGGAAAGTCAGATGCGACAGGGAGAAATACGTGAGGCCGAGTCGAGTGGAAACCAGAGATTTGATCGGACAagttaatttattatacacgaaCCTCGTTCTTCTCGGTCTCCAATTCCTACCAACTTGAGCGTCACCGTTAGTCGATAAGGTAATTCATATTCCTGCACAATCGCGCGTATCAATCATTATCGCAGACCTTTCCTTTCGATTCGAGAACGAGAAAATTGGCGAGGAAAATTACCCCAATTACCTTGTAATATACTATAATTTCGTGAATTCATTGTCACCGTCAGCGCGACATTGTCTTGGCCCGTTTATTTTTGCAAGAGTGTTGAAAGCAACACCCTGTAAAATTGCTGTTTGAACGACTATGTAGTCGTAACAAATCCACACGCTAAAGTCTTAGTGGTTCTCATATTTACCGCGCCTATAGCTAGCGTGTATTTACAATGTACATTGTACACATACGGGGACGTCGATCCCCTTGGGAGCACTACGGCTATCTTTATGGGGTAATTCCTGCACACGGCTGTTGAAAGATGCCAGTGCTGCAGAACTCGCCGCATGGTACATTCAACGACCCACTGAGCGGCTTCCAGGCACATTTCTTAACAGTCTTGAGCTCACAATTTCTTGATTTTACATTTGCGCGTGTggtttatttaataaaaagaaaatgacgTAGAAAAAATACCGTACAGAACTTTCTATATCTAATCGCGAACTGAGGCGTTTAACTCGGTACGCATGGCCTCGATCCTTTGAATCGCGAAGTCTTGTAGGTGTGCGGAATGCCTCCAAGTACTTATGGGTAACGCAGTGAAACGCTTATAGATAGTCACTCTAGCTGTGACCTCgtacgaaaattgaaataaatacaaacaaatCATGGAGACTACTTGCAGATCCGAAAGCGATCGAGGCACACGATAAGTTGTACGCCCCACCACTTTCACGGTGAGACGCAGACTTAAAGAAGTACTTTGCTCTTGGTTCTGCAGAGTCAGTGAGGTTATACGCATTCCCGGCTACGCTGCAGCAAAGGGCACCCGGGAGACCAGAAGGATACAAAAGACCGCCTTCAAACCAACTTCTGCAGAAGCTTGAAGAGAATGAAAGATGCATAGAAGCAAACCGCACTTACCGTCATGGGAGTCGTAAAGATAGATGATTTTCTTCCAGCCGTAGTACCGCACCGTGTCGATTATGGCCCGATGATAATCCGGCCGCATGCTTATCGCGTAATCCAAAAATCCCGACGACGGTGTCAGCACCTGAAATCAGTCACgcaattttaaacaaaacatattGTATACGCTGTCTGATTAACGTGACATGTACTTTGATTTCGCGATTGAAAGTCGTGTAAGAAGCAGTAAGAAGGTTTACCTTTTCAGGGAACCAAGGCGTGACGAACGGCATCTGAAACGTATTGCTGTACGAGTGGAGAGTGTCGAACGAGTCCGGACTGACGGCGCCCAGCATGGAATAGACGCCTCTGCTGAACTGGTTGCATACTGGAATTAGGTGAAGAAAAACGCATTGCAATGATAAACCGGTGAGTTTACAAATTTGAGTGCCATTAGTACCTAATTGTAACTACACATGTAATACTTCAAGTGTTTACCGGCACGTATTACTCAGACGTTCACGCGAGCCGATTTCAATAAGTAGGTAAATTATTGCCGCTGATttgacatttatttattcgagtGTTAATATCGCTATGCGGCAGCGCCGGTAGGGGGCTATCGATATAATTTGATCAAAGATATCCATGCTTTGTTCGTTCAACATGAGGGTAAGAAACAAAGTTAAAGAATGTAAAACAAAGCTTTGACGTAAAACAATCAATCGGAACAACATGGTATACTGTATATAAAGTATTTTAAGTTCGGCGTATTGATTAGAGAGAAATCCGAGGTGGTGTCTTAGTAAGAATTGATtccaattgttcaattttactcGCTAAACTCACGCCAGGATCAGCCTCTAACCATTTTGTTTACAGTCGCGTAGCGATTCTGTTCAACTGTATCTCATCGCAATTATGTGGGGGTAATTATTGATGGATTTTTATTCGAGGAAGATTGAGATAGCATACCTAGCTGGTAGCACAGATGACCGAAAGGGAGTATATTACGTTACTACCGAGACGTTCTACGGCTAGCACAAGAGAGCACAGTGGCTATGTCCAACTTGTCTCGACGGAGGAATCTGCAATCCCTGGGATTTCGTTAGGAACTCTAACTCCATCGATGTCGGGCGAAGGCCCCAAGATGACTGCTGGCACGGGGAAAACTTGTGTTGGcaataaaactaaaataaaagTTTCCCAGGGATATAGGAAAGGGTGAACTTTCCACCGATTCTGCACCACCTAGATAGCTATGGAAACAGGGTGAAGAGGGGTGAGCGAGAGGGGGAGTACGAGGGGGATACAACTAAGGGAGAAAGACAATCTTGCATGAACCGATAGCAAGTGCCTCCTCGTCCCCATTTCCATTTTACCGTTCGTTCCCGATGCCCTTTGGGGAGGAGAGAAAAGAACGACTAACAGCCTCGCGTATCGTTCAGCCAATTCGAAAAGAGAGGAGAACAATTATGCTAATTAAATCTGAAGTTGGTTCGTTACTGCAATACTCGTCGCGTGTAACCGTGCATCTGTATAAACGACAACAAGTgtaattttataaactttttcactttacCTCGACAGAACTCGATTActcaaagtaataaaaatgtaaattaaaataactcGATTCGGATGATCGATTCCCCGCGATGGCTACCGGCTAAAGTTTCGGCAAAAACACGATGTGCATACATCGCTACACCGTTTCATTATCGCCTTCGCTATTTTCGTTCAGCGTTCCAATCAATTTCCGTTAACGATAGTCATGTACAGCGTAGAAATTATTCTT includes the following:
- the LOC124292751 gene encoding facilitated trehalose transporter Tret1-2 homolog isoform X2, whose product is MNSSFVFRQMLIAITCTLVMFDNGFQDGWATPSIPELESEDSNISVTGGQISWIIAFLHVGIAVGPFVAFYLMEKIGRKWTLVCSAVPKILAWLLIAFAPNYWVLYLARFLAGIGSGITLTVTPIYIGEVADKKMRGPMSTTIAVMINVGTLVVYAIGLYVSRMTLALTCLSVPIIFLLTFIWMPESPMYLVKNKRITDAEMVLKWSLVKENVEDELEEIKRYVYRDDDTKQQSIWKNAGEIVSRRGNRKALRITLICFSGLMLSGNVPVLSYQAEIFKRAHLNISTNFSVIGAGLSLVVAGWVCVSIVKFTGKRTLLLISAPFTAFFLAAIALYFTLEEYGAEVDSVNWIPLVCMVGYVVFYALGLDSMAYAYQGEVFPDNVKALSAMICSLFYAILGVVTVQLFQNASSAARCS